The Deltaproteobacteria bacterium genome contains the following window.
CCCGATGACCGTCGGGCTGAGTTGGAGGTGAAGGATCTATCTCTGAGTTTTGGAGGGATTGTGGCCCTTCAAGATATAAATTGTAGCGTCAACACAGGAGAGCTGTTGGCCATTATAGGGCCAAATGGTGCGGGCAAAACGAGTCTGCTGAACTCCATGACAGGCTATTATCATCCACAAAAGGGGCAGATCCTCTTCAATGGAGAGGACGTCAGAGGCCTTCATCCCCATCAAGTAACAAGACTTGGCATCGGAAGGACCTTTCAGAATATCGAGCTCTTCCCTGGGGCCAGCGTCATCGCCAATATCCTTCTGGCCCGACATGTTCACTGTAAATATAGCGTGGGGCTGGCATCCCTTTTCTGGCCATCGGTCAAGAGGGAAGAGGTCCGTCACAGGCGGGTCGTAGAGGAGATCATCGATTTTCTGGAGATACAGTCCATTAGGAAGAAGCCAGTGGGTGGCCTCCCCTATGGGTTACGAAAGAGGGTGGACCTTGGCCGTGCCATGGCCCTGGAGCCAAAGCTCCTGTTGCTGGATGAGCCCTTCGCCGGGATGACCCTGGAAGAAAAGGAGGACATGGTCCGGTTCCTGGTGGAGTTGAACGAGGCATGGGGGCAGACCATGGTCCTGGTGGAGCACGATATGTCCGTTGTTATGAGCATCTCAAAACGGGTTATTGTGATGGACTTTGGGAAAAAGCTCACAGAGGGCTCCCCAGAAATGGTACAAAACCACCCTGAGGTCATAAAGGCGTACCTGGGTGATACAGGGACCATCTAGCCGATGGGTAAAGGCCCTTAGCAGAGCACAATGAAGGCGACCAAAGAACGCATCGATGAACAGCAATTATCTTCTTTCTCCGAGTATACCTTTCCTCAGATCTTGGCCAAGCAGGCGCAACGGTGGGGCTCCGAGAGGATTGCCATTCGGGAGAAGGCCTATGGGATCTGGGAGCCCTATACCTGGCAAGATTATCTTAATTATGTCAAGCATGTGGCCTTGGGCCTTTTGGCCATCGGACTCAAACGGGGCGAACATATTGGCATAATCACGGATAACCATCCTGAATGGCTATTCAGTGAGCTTGCGGCTCAGTCTCTGGGGGCCCATACCCTGAATTTATATACATCATCGGTGACCAAGGAGCTGACCTTTGGATTGAATCGTGTTCAAACCGCCTATGTAGTTTCCCAGGATCAGGAGCAGACCGATAAGTTATTGGAGGCCCAGGAAGAACTCTCTCACGTCCGGCGCGTCATATACATCGATCGCACAGGGATGAGGAGCTATAGGGACAACCCATGGCTGCTGAGTTTTGCCGAACTTCTGGAGCTGGGCCGAGAATTAGACAAGCAACAACCCAAACGTTTCGAGGAGGAGTTGTGGAAAGGCAAGTCCGATGATCTCGCCTTGATGATTATGACCTCCGGGACCACAGGCGTTCCGAAATTTGCCATGTTGAGCTACAAGAACATCATTGATATGGGGAGAAAATGGTTGGAGGCCTCACCCATTGGTATCGGAGACAACTGGATCTCGATCACGCCGCCTGCTTGGATTGTTGACCAAATGTGGGGGATGGGGGTTGCACTCTGCGGAGGGATGGTCATGAATTTCCCTGAGACCCCGGAAACGGTTGTGGAGGACTTACGTGAGGTTGGACCCGCCATAATGATCACCTCCTCACGGTTCTGGGAGGACCTGGCCTCCAAGATTCGGGTGAAGATCAGCGACTCTGGATTGATCAAGCGTAGCATT
Protein-coding sequences here:
- a CDS encoding ABC transporter ATP-binding protein, which produces MKAFRGQPSIFASTQPDDRRAELEVKDLSLSFGGIVALQDINCSVNTGELLAIIGPNGAGKTSLLNSMTGYYHPQKGQILFNGEDVRGLHPHQVTRLGIGRTFQNIELFPGASVIANILLARHVHCKYSVGLASLFWPSVKREEVRHRRVVEEIIDFLEIQSIRKKPVGGLPYGLRKRVDLGRAMALEPKLLLLDEPFAGMTLEEKEDMVRFLVELNEAWGQTMVLVEHDMSVVMSISKRVIVMDFGKKLTEGSPEMVQNHPEVIKAYLGDTGTI